In Cupriavidus taiwanensis, the following are encoded in one genomic region:
- a CDS encoding ABC transporter substrate-binding protein translates to MSFRSGVNGRLAGLLVACAIGTGGAHCAAVAANTAATTSEHGVTADTILLGQSAALTGPTAVLGKQMNSGARLYFDHINQQGGIYGRKIRLEALDDYYEPEPAAKNTRKLIEEDRVFALFGYVGTPTSQAALPLAIQARVPFFGPYTGAQSLREPRSRYVFHVRAGYNEETAAILRQIQTTGLKRVAVVYNEDAYGKAGLDGLERALKAAPDSGVQIVAREPVVRNTTEIGDAMQGSMKAKPDAVVMISAYRTAGAFVKEALRRGYNGQFYNVSFVGTQALANVVGAQGSGVIISQVMPHPGNATLPIVREYLRLLQAAGKPSEFDYASIEGFIAAKAFTEGLRRAGKDLTREKLVTALESMRNYDLGGFIVNFTPENHVGSKFVEMTIINSKGQVIR, encoded by the coding sequence ATGTCTTTCCGATCCGGGGTCAATGGCCGGCTTGCCGGCCTGCTGGTGGCGTGCGCCATCGGCACGGGCGGCGCGCACTGCGCCGCCGTTGCGGCGAACACCGCCGCCACCACATCCGAGCACGGCGTCACCGCCGACACCATCCTGCTGGGCCAGTCCGCCGCGCTGACCGGCCCGACCGCCGTACTCGGCAAGCAGATGAACTCGGGCGCGCGGCTCTATTTCGACCACATCAACCAGCAGGGCGGCATTTACGGGCGCAAGATCCGGCTCGAGGCGCTGGACGACTACTACGAGCCCGAACCGGCGGCCAAGAACACCAGGAAGCTGATCGAAGAGGACCGCGTCTTCGCCCTGTTCGGCTACGTCGGCACACCCACCAGCCAGGCCGCGCTGCCGCTGGCGATCCAGGCCAGGGTGCCGTTCTTCGGCCCGTACACGGGGGCGCAGTCGCTGCGCGAGCCGCGCAGCCGCTACGTGTTTCATGTGCGCGCCGGCTACAACGAGGAAACCGCCGCCATCCTGCGCCAGATCCAGACCACCGGGCTCAAGCGCGTGGCCGTGGTCTACAACGAGGACGCCTACGGCAAGGCCGGGCTGGACGGGCTCGAGCGCGCGCTCAAGGCCGCGCCCGACAGCGGCGTGCAGATCGTCGCGCGCGAGCCGGTGGTGCGCAACACCACCGAGATCGGCGACGCCATGCAGGGCTCGATGAAGGCGAAGCCCGACGCCGTGGTCATGATCAGCGCGTACCGCACCGCCGGCGCCTTCGTCAAGGAAGCGCTGCGCCGCGGCTACAACGGCCAGTTCTACAACGTGTCGTTCGTCGGCACGCAGGCACTGGCCAACGTGGTCGGCGCGCAGGGCAGCGGCGTGATCATCTCGCAGGTGATGCCGCACCCCGGCAACGCCACGCTGCCGATCGTGCGTGAATACCTGCGCCTGCTGCAGGCCGCGGGCAAGCCCAGCGAATTCGACTACGCCAGCATCGAGGGCTTCATCGCCGCCAAGGCCTTCACCGAAGGGCTGCGCCGCGCGGGCAAGGACCTGACACGCGAAAAGCTGGTGACCGCGCTGGAATCGATGCGCAACTACGACCTGGGCGGGTTTATCGTCAACTTCACGCCGGAGAACCATGTCGGCTCGAAGTTCGTGGAGATGACGATCATCAATTCGAAGGGGCAGGTGATCCGGTGA
- a CDS encoding ABC transporter ATP-binding protein — MNATALQSRPMTEPAGQEGATPAAPILELRGVSKRFVKSLDAAARIANLFGAHAREEVVHAVDRVDLSIRAGEVVGLVGESGCGKSTLGRMAVGLHSLTEGERLWRGTNLDRLPPDKRREKQLAIQMIFQDPYASLNPRLRVLDIVGEAPVVHGMVGRGAQKAYVEDMLVRVGMDPTVLRRFPHQFSGGQRARIGIARALAVKPEFLVCDESVAALDVSIQAQVLNLFMRLREELNLTYLFISHDLGVVKHISDRVVIMYLGRVVESAPTEDVFAAPNHPYTQALLAEAPKLEVARKTYVAIRGEIPSPLHPPSGCHFHPRCPHAMPRCREEQPLLKEIAPLRFSACHLNDMK; from the coding sequence GTCAAGTCGCTCGACGCCGCCGCGCGCATCGCCAACCTGTTCGGCGCGCATGCGCGCGAAGAGGTGGTGCACGCGGTGGACCGCGTCGACCTGAGCATCCGCGCCGGCGAAGTGGTGGGGCTGGTCGGCGAATCCGGCTGCGGCAAGTCCACGCTCGGGCGCATGGCCGTGGGCCTGCATTCGCTGACCGAAGGCGAACGCCTGTGGCGCGGCACCAACCTGGACCGCCTGCCGCCGGACAAGCGGCGCGAAAAGCAGCTCGCGATCCAGATGATCTTCCAGGACCCGTATGCCTCGCTGAACCCGCGGCTGCGCGTGCTCGATATCGTCGGCGAGGCGCCGGTGGTGCACGGCATGGTCGGGCGCGGCGCGCAGAAGGCGTATGTGGAAGACATGCTGGTGCGCGTGGGCATGGACCCGACCGTGCTGCGCCGCTTTCCGCACCAGTTCTCGGGCGGGCAGCGCGCCCGCATCGGCATTGCGCGCGCGCTGGCGGTGAAGCCCGAGTTCCTGGTCTGCGATGAATCGGTGGCGGCGCTGGACGTGTCGATCCAGGCCCAGGTGCTGAACCTGTTCATGCGCCTGCGCGAAGAGCTGAACCTGACCTACCTGTTCATCAGCCACGACCTGGGCGTGGTCAAGCACATCAGCGACCGCGTGGTGATCATGTACCTGGGACGGGTGGTCGAATCCGCGCCGACCGAAGACGTGTTCGCCGCGCCCAACCATCCCTATACGCAGGCGCTGCTGGCGGAGGCGCCCAAGCTGGAGGTGGCCCGCAAGACCTACGTCGCGATCCGCGGCGAGATCCCGTCGCCGCTGCACCCGCCGAGCGGCTGCCATTTCCATCCGCGCTGCCCGCATGCGATGCCGCGTTGCCGGGAAGAGCAGCCGCTGCTCAAGGAGATCGCGCCGCTGCGGTTTTCGGCATGCCATTTGAATGACATGAAGTAG